The Terriglobus tenax genome contains a region encoding:
- a CDS encoding SDR family oxidoreductase: protein MKLTGRTILITGGSAGIGLAFALKFLDLGNQVIVTGRRQGVLNEVKAKYPKLHVIQSDVADQAQIGALAARVKADFPRLDVLMNNAGILLYKNLRTPAADLASLMTEMNINVGGVIGMTSAFIDILTANRGTVINVSSGLAFVPLPPAPIYSATKAAIHSYTQSLRFQLEETGVEVIEIMPPAVKTDMTTELAEGGASVITTDELVKQSFASLKAGTLEIRPGQSKQLALLRRLAPDFINRQLWKASKKLVPAEQA, encoded by the coding sequence ATGAAACTCACCGGCCGCACCATTCTTATTACCGGAGGCTCTGCCGGCATCGGCCTTGCTTTCGCCCTCAAGTTCCTCGATCTCGGCAACCAGGTCATCGTAACTGGGCGGCGGCAAGGGGTGCTCAACGAGGTAAAGGCAAAGTACCCGAAGCTCCATGTCATCCAGAGCGACGTGGCGGACCAGGCACAAATCGGCGCCCTGGCGGCACGCGTCAAGGCGGATTTCCCCAGGCTCGACGTGCTGATGAATAACGCGGGCATCCTGCTTTATAAAAACCTCAGGACACCGGCGGCTGACCTGGCCAGCTTGATGACGGAGATGAATATCAATGTGGGCGGTGTCATCGGGATGACCTCCGCATTCATCGACATTCTTACGGCCAACCGAGGGACGGTAATCAACGTGTCCTCCGGTCTTGCCTTCGTGCCGCTGCCGCCCGCACCCATCTACTCGGCCACCAAAGCCGCCATTCACTCCTACACGCAATCGCTGCGGTTCCAATTGGAAGAAACCGGCGTCGAGGTCATTGAGATCATGCCTCCTGCGGTTAAGACGGACATGACGACCGAGCTTGCCGAGGGCGGCGCCAGCGTGATCACCACGGACGAGTTGGTCAAGCAATCCTTCGCATCCCTGAAGGCGGGAACTCTTGAGATCCGGCCGGGGCAATCCAAGCAGCTCGCTCTTCTCCGCCGTCTTGCTCCCGATTTCATCAACAGGCAGCTTTGGAAGGCATCGAAAAAGCTGGTGCCGGCCGAGCAGGCGTAG
- the purQ gene encoding phosphoribosylformylglycinamidine synthase subunit PurQ produces MKFGVLVFPGSNCDHDTYNVLDAVAHQPVTFLWHESTDLEGCDAILVPGGFAYGDYLRTGAIAHFAPVMGAVKKFAAQGGLVMGICNGFQILTETGLLPGALMRNAGLKYICKQVHLRTETTDSPFTASLSKGEVLQMPIGHMEGNYFCDDATLAQLEKQDRIAFRYATADGQITPEANPNGSLKNIAGVLSEGRNVLGLMPHPDRSSETMLGSADGLKLFQNMVSALAAR; encoded by the coding sequence ATGAAATTCGGCGTGCTCGTCTTCCCCGGCTCAAACTGCGACCATGACACCTACAACGTGCTGGATGCCGTTGCGCACCAGCCGGTGACCTTTCTGTGGCATGAGTCGACCGACCTTGAGGGCTGCGACGCCATTCTTGTTCCAGGCGGATTTGCCTATGGCGATTACCTGCGCACGGGCGCGATTGCGCACTTTGCCCCGGTAATGGGCGCGGTGAAGAAGTTTGCCGCCCAGGGTGGCCTGGTGATGGGCATCTGCAATGGCTTCCAGATTCTGACCGAGACCGGCCTTCTGCCCGGCGCGCTGATGCGCAATGCCGGCCTGAAGTACATCTGCAAACAGGTTCATCTTCGGACGGAGACAACGGATTCTCCGTTTACAGCATCTTTGAGCAAGGGAGAGGTGTTGCAGATGCCGATCGGCCACATGGAAGGCAATTACTTCTGCGACGACGCCACACTTGCCCAGCTTGAAAAGCAGGACCGCATTGCCTTCCGCTATGCCACCGCCGACGGCCAGATTACGCCTGAGGCCAACCCCAACGGATCGCTTAAGAACATTGCCGGTGTGCTGTCAGAGGGCCGCAATGTTCTTGGCCTGATGCCTCACCCGGACCGTTCCAGCGAGACCATGCTGGGCTCGGCGGACGGGCTGAAGTTGTTCCAGAATATGGTTTCGGCGCTCGCCGCCAGGTAG
- a CDS encoding tyrosine-protein phosphatase, whose protein sequence is MIDLHHHLLYGLDDGARTLEDSLNMARMAMQDGITHIVCTPHANHRYPFNPEINTARLKEIEQELERSGHGGKMTFGLGCDFHMTFDNIEDARQNPTKYSINGNGYLLVELPDEGIPVGLTETFYQLQIAGLTPILTHPERNATLQRNPDRMKNWIRGGMLVQVTAGSVIGRFGRIAQHMANRLLADNWVHVIATDAHNTTSRPPAMQQAGTVIAEMYGAETARRLCIDNPGRIFYGKPLGEQPEPLGIYSELQPKKSWLDKLLRR, encoded by the coding sequence ATGATCGATCTTCACCATCACCTTTTGTACGGCCTCGACGATGGTGCGCGTACGCTGGAAGACTCCCTGAACATGGCGCGTATGGCCATGCAGGACGGCATTACGCACATCGTATGTACACCACACGCCAATCACCGGTATCCCTTCAACCCGGAGATCAATACTGCACGTCTGAAAGAGATTGAGCAGGAACTGGAGCGCTCCGGCCACGGCGGCAAGATGACCTTCGGCCTGGGCTGCGACTTCCACATGACCTTCGACAACATTGAGGATGCCAGGCAGAACCCTACCAAGTACAGCATCAACGGCAACGGCTACCTGCTGGTGGAGCTTCCCGATGAGGGCATTCCGGTTGGCCTGACGGAGACCTTCTACCAGTTGCAGATTGCCGGTCTGACGCCGATTCTGACGCATCCGGAGCGCAATGCCACGCTGCAGCGGAACCCTGACCGGATGAAGAACTGGATCCGTGGCGGCATGCTGGTGCAGGTCACGGCAGGGTCCGTGATCGGCCGTTTTGGCCGCATCGCGCAGCACATGGCCAACCGCCTGCTGGCCGACAACTGGGTCCACGTGATTGCGACCGACGCCCACAACACGACCAGTCGTCCGCCGGCGATGCAGCAGGCAGGTACCGTGATTGCGGAGATGTATGGCGCGGAGACGGCCCGCAGGCTGTGCATCGACAACCCGGGAAGAATCTTCTACGGCAAGCCGCTGGGCGAACAGCCGGAACCGCTCGGGATTTATTCCGAATTACAACCGAAGAAGTCGTGGCTGGATAAGCTGCTGCGGCGATAA
- a CDS encoding SDR family NAD(P)-dependent oxidoreductase, whose translation MGLLAGKKALVTGAARRIGRVIALELARAGADVTITYRGSAAEAEAVVSELRALGVRANAVVCDLRFAVSARQAVESAAQAMGGIDILVNNAGRFETAPLEQITPHQWDAMAETNTRGPFFVAQAAHPYLKASHGRIINIGSLGGLHPWATHAHYCTSKAALHMLSQTMAKAWAPEISVNCVAPGMIQFGKIETEFQHFADRTPMKRNGTAEDVAAAVLFFATGPHFITGQLVSVDGGLAL comes from the coding sequence ATGGGCTTGCTTGCAGGGAAGAAGGCGCTGGTCACCGGCGCCGCACGAAGAATCGGTCGCGTCATCGCTTTGGAACTGGCGCGGGCGGGGGCCGATGTCACCATCACGTACCGCGGTTCCGCTGCGGAGGCAGAAGCCGTCGTCTCGGAGCTTCGGGCTCTTGGCGTCCGGGCAAACGCCGTTGTCTGCGATCTTCGCTTTGCCGTGAGTGCCCGTCAGGCGGTTGAGTCAGCCGCACAGGCCATGGGCGGCATCGATATCCTGGTCAACAACGCGGGCCGCTTTGAAACCGCTCCCCTGGAGCAGATCACACCGCATCAGTGGGACGCCATGGCGGAGACCAACACCCGCGGGCCGTTCTTCGTTGCGCAGGCCGCACATCCGTACCTGAAGGCATCGCACGGCCGCATCATCAACATCGGCTCGCTGGGCGGACTGCATCCCTGGGCCACGCACGCGCACTACTGCACCTCGAAGGCGGCGCTGCACATGCTCAGCCAGACCATGGCCAAGGCCTGGGCGCCGGAGATCAGCGTCAACTGCGTCGCTCCGGGCATGATCCAGTTTGGAAAGATCGAGACCGAGTTCCAGCACTTCGCCGACCGCACGCCGATGAAGCGCAACGGCACCGCCGAAGATGTCGCCGCAGCGGTCCTGTTCTTCGCCACCGGACCCCACTTCATCACCGGCCAGCTCGTCAGTGTCGACGGGGGACTGGCCCTCTAA
- a CDS encoding carboxypeptidase-like regulatory domain-containing protein, whose protein sequence is MLAAAMAVTGVAGAQESREDRHGRKYKAPPETSRVEVLVVKDFNGKPIQNAAVIFRPMEDGQPNGSYEIKTGPDGKAVIDVIPRGTTVVLQVLATGFASYAKSFDIAEANKAIEVRVIRPRAQVSAYEDNAGKESQRKAGVQEQAKPEASKSTGKQDSTSSPK, encoded by the coding sequence ATGTTGGCAGCGGCAATGGCGGTGACGGGCGTAGCAGGCGCCCAGGAGAGCCGTGAAGACCGGCATGGCCGCAAGTACAAGGCTCCGCCGGAGACCTCGCGCGTCGAGGTTCTGGTCGTCAAGGACTTCAACGGCAAGCCCATCCAGAACGCCGCGGTCATCTTCCGTCCCATGGAAGACGGCCAGCCCAACGGCAGCTACGAGATCAAGACCGGCCCGGATGGCAAGGCCGTCATCGATGTGATTCCGCGCGGCACCACGGTCGTTCTGCAGGTGCTGGCCACCGGTTTTGCCAGCTACGCGAAGTCCTTTGATATTGCCGAGGCGAACAAGGCGATTGAGGTCCGCGTCATCCGTCCGCGAGCCCAGGTCTCCGCCTACGAGGACAACGCTGGTAAGGAATCGCAGCGCAAGGCCGGCGTGCAGGAGCAGGCAAAGCCGGAAGCCAGTAAGTCCACCGGCAAGCAGGACAGCACCTCCTCGCCCAAATAA
- a CDS encoding co-chaperone GroES, whose protein sequence is MASTTFTPLHDRILVKRTEEGETLRGGIIIPDSAKEKPSQGEVIAVGKGKSNDEGKVFPLDVKAGDKVLFGKYSGTEIKLDGEEFLIMREEEILGIVK, encoded by the coding sequence ATGGCATCGACGACGTTTACTCCGCTGCACGACCGCATTCTGGTCAAGCGCACGGAAGAGGGCGAAACCCTTCGTGGCGGCATCATTATCCCGGATTCGGCCAAGGAAAAGCCCTCGCAGGGCGAAGTGATCGCAGTTGGCAAGGGCAAGTCGAACGACGAAGGCAAGGTCTTCCCGCTCGACGTCAAGGCTGGCGACAAGGTGCTGTTCGGCAAGTACTCCGGCACCGAAATCAAGCTCGACGGCGAAGAGTTCCTGATCATGCGCGAGGAAGAGATCCTCGGCATCGTTAAATAA
- the groL gene encoding chaperonin GroEL (60 kDa chaperone family; promotes refolding of misfolded polypeptides especially under stressful conditions; forms two stacked rings of heptamers to form a barrel-shaped 14mer; ends can be capped by GroES; misfolded proteins enter the barrel where they are refolded when GroES binds): MAKQILHGEDSRQAILRGVNTLADAVKVTLGPKGRNVVIEKKFGSPTITKDGVTVAKEIELKDPIENVGAQLVKEVASKTSDVAGDGTTTATVLAQAIYREGVKTVAAGANPTALKRGIDKAVEAIVGKRQEDGSVVGGALAKLSKPVSGDMIAQVGTISANSDAQIGTIIAAAMQKVGKDGVITVEESKTMETQLDVVEGMQFDRGYLSPYFVTDAERMEAALDAPYILIYEKKISSMKDLLPLLEQIARTGKPLVIIAEDVDGEALATLVVNKLRGTLNVAAVKAPGFGDRRKAMLGDIAILTGGKAITEDLGIKLESVKLEDLGTAKRVTIDKDNTTIVDGAGKDTEIEGRVREIRAQVEKTTSDYDREKLQERLAKLVGGVAVIKVGAATETEMKEKKARVEDAMHATRAAVEEGIVPGGGVALVRCAADVDALIKTLEGDEKIGATIIRRAIEEPLRQIVSNAGEEGAVVVGKILEGKSDIGYNAATGVFEDLVAAGVIDPTKVTRTALQNAASISGLLLTTEALISDIPEKAAAPAGGHSHGGGMDGMY; encoded by the coding sequence ATGGCAAAGCAAATCCTGCACGGTGAAGATTCCCGCCAGGCCATTCTGCGCGGCGTCAACACGCTGGCCGACGCGGTCAAGGTCACCCTCGGTCCGAAGGGCCGCAACGTTGTTATCGAGAAGAAGTTCGGCTCCCCGACCATCACCAAGGACGGTGTGACGGTTGCCAAGGAGATTGAGCTGAAGGACCCGATCGAGAACGTCGGCGCCCAGCTTGTGAAGGAAGTCGCATCGAAGACCTCGGACGTTGCCGGCGACGGCACGACGACCGCGACGGTTCTGGCCCAGGCCATCTACCGCGAGGGCGTGAAGACGGTTGCTGCCGGTGCAAACCCGACGGCCCTGAAGCGCGGCATCGACAAGGCTGTTGAAGCCATTGTCGGCAAGCGCCAGGAAGACGGATCGGTAGTTGGCGGCGCGCTGGCCAAGCTGTCGAAGCCTGTCTCGGGCGACATGATTGCCCAGGTCGGCACCATCTCGGCCAACTCCGACGCGCAGATCGGCACCATCATTGCCGCAGCGATGCAGAAGGTTGGCAAGGACGGCGTCATCACCGTGGAAGAGTCGAAGACCATGGAGACGCAGCTCGACGTTGTCGAGGGCATGCAGTTTGACCGTGGCTACCTGTCGCCCTACTTCGTCACCGACGCAGAGCGCATGGAAGCTGCGCTGGATGCTCCGTACATCCTGATCTACGAGAAGAAGATCTCGTCGATGAAGGACCTGCTGCCCCTGCTGGAGCAGATTGCCCGCACCGGCAAGCCGCTGGTCATCATTGCCGAGGACGTGGACGGCGAGGCCCTGGCGACCCTGGTTGTCAACAAGCTGCGTGGCACGCTGAACGTGGCTGCCGTGAAGGCTCCTGGCTTCGGCGACCGCCGCAAGGCCATGCTGGGCGACATCGCCATCCTGACCGGTGGCAAGGCTATCACCGAAGACCTCGGCATCAAGCTGGAGTCGGTGAAGCTTGAGGACCTGGGCACCGCCAAGCGCGTGACCATCGACAAGGACAACACCACCATCGTGGACGGCGCCGGTAAGGACACCGAGATCGAGGGACGCGTTCGTGAGATCCGCGCCCAGGTTGAGAAGACCACCTCCGACTACGACCGCGAGAAGCTGCAGGAGCGCCTGGCCAAGCTGGTTGGCGGCGTTGCCGTCATCAAGGTGGGTGCCGCGACCGAGACCGAGATGAAGGAAAAGAAGGCTCGTGTGGAAGACGCGATGCACGCAACCCGCGCTGCCGTGGAAGAAGGCATCGTCCCGGGCGGCGGTGTTGCCCTGGTTCGCTGCGCTGCGGATGTCGACGCTCTGATCAAGACCCTCGAGGGCGATGAGAAGATCGGCGCCACCATCATCCGCCGCGCCATCGAAGAGCCGCTGCGCCAGATCGTCAGCAACGCTGGCGAAGAGGGTGCTGTGGTTGTCGGCAAGATCCTGGAAGGCAAGTCCGACATCGGCTACAACGCCGCCACGGGCGTCTTCGAAGACCTGGTTGCCGCCGGCGTCATCGATCCGACCAAGGTAACCCGCACCGCGCTGCAGAACGCTGCTTCCATTAGCGGCCTGCTGCTGACCACCGAAGCCCTCATCTCGGACATCCCCGAGAAGGCGGCTGCACCTGCCGGTGGCCACAGCCACGGCGGCGGCATGGACGGCATGTACTAG